The Hordeum vulgare subsp. vulgare chromosome 4H, MorexV3_pseudomolecules_assembly, whole genome shotgun sequence genomic interval TACCAGCAATTTCATGGACATGAGATTCTATTCTGTTTAATTAACTTGTTTCTATATGTACAAGATTCTTTTGTATCTGCATATATGGTATGCTGATTCCCCAACCAAGTTGCCGTTAGTGTTTAGGGTCTAGAAATTATGATCATAATAATAAGAATAAATATGttggataaataaaaataaaatatggcCCAAGCTTTAGGATCAACAGACCTCAAATTTTCCATTTGTAGTGACATGTTTGAATAGGTTCACTGAGAGTCTGAAACATGACACTTGCATGTTTTGATTATGTGTATCTAGGTGATTCTAGCCACCAAAGTTTCTGGTTATTCAGAGCGATCTACTTATCTTCGGGATAATGCAGAGGTGGTGCGTGTCGATGCCGCCAATATCAAGGAAAGTGTTGAAAAGAGTCTTTCACGTTTAAATACAGACTACATTGATTTGCTTCAGATACACTGGTTAGTGTTTCATTTTGTAGATTATTTTTGCTTATGCATAACCTGCACATCTTTTTGTCCAGCTCGAATGCATGCATAATCATTTTCAGAGCCAATATTCATTAGATTAACTTTGTCAGGTTTTTGTTTATGGAAATATTTTTCAACTAATTATCAACATTGGAGAGGaggttatttgttgttatattgattttttttctttttacttgATGAGAAATCAACCCTGGCTCCGAATGTTTCTTTTATGTCTTTATAGGCCCGATAGGTATGTACCAATATTCGGTGAATTCAGTTATAACTCAACCAAATGGCGGCCAAGCGTTCCATTTGAAGATCAATTGAAAGCTTTCCAGGAGCTAATTGATGAAGGAAAGGTATTATTTTTTAGCCTTATTTTTTGGAGAAAACACAAAAGCCTTGCCTGACACATATTTAGCTGTTTTTTTTTCTGAGTGTACGCAAAATGCATACCATATTTTTATAGAAGAGATAAGAGTTGAAATTACAAACGCTCCCACCAATCCTGGGAGAGCAGAGAGTCTCCATAACCACCTGAACATCTCATGAACTACTCACAAAATGCCACAGGCCCAACTCCTGCTACAAGACCAGCGTAGGAAGCTTTGCTACACCACTTCCAGGAAGCTTCATCGATTGCTGTGGGTTCTAGCTGGACATTAAGCAGGGCCTCTCATAAGTGAATGTACCGCACCAGACCATCCGTGGGTAGTTCTCCATCAACATCAGAAACCCAGCGATGCAAGGTTAAGCCATCTCTGACAGTTCTCCTTTTCAGAACTCGTCGTTTCACTTGAGCCAAGACCAACCGAGCAATCTCCTCGACCCGACAGCCATTGACCCAATGATCCATCCGACCAGAACGGATCTTGCTGCCAGAACCCACCTTCCAATGCTCCAAGCAATTGAACAGGCCTTCGACATGGGAGTCAGAGGTCATGGCCTCATGGGTGGCCCTTTCCAAGGTGCACTTGAGCCATTCCCTTCGAAGTCTTAGAGCCAAACCCTGTTTGCATAGATCAAGTATGCCCAAACCGCAAGATATTTAAGTCTGCACACTCAGCGACAAGCAACGAGACATTTACCTCCGTGAATGTTCTCAGAGCCCTCCTCAAAAAAATGCTCAACAGCCCTTATCCATTCTGTCCAAAGCCCATATAGGGGCATCTGCAACCAGAAGATGATGAGTAGGTTTTGCTCGTATCAGTGTTCACGAGGATCAATCTCCTAGTTCTCGTGATCCCCCTTTATGCCTTAGCTGATATTATAAACAAGCAAAGTCAATAATTGTGCATTTCTTTTATGGAGATGGCTAAACTTATTTTTGTCGAACACACATCAAAACACGTTTTCTTACAGAAAGCATGTAGGGAAGCAGGGAAAGCAAACAAAACACACACGCACAGAACCCcccgggggggtgggggtgggtggggggtggggggttgATAACCATAATCACTCATATTATTTTGGTAAAAGGGTGAGTGTTTTTTGGGTTAATAACAACCATCTAATTATTATAGAGCACATATTTTACGAGCAAGTCaaccattcctctcttttctggaGTTGCCTAGATCGTTCTGTCGCTGCCATTTCATTGTTTTTGTTTGCGTCCTTGTCGCTGCTAGTCTGGACTTATCTTGTTTGAGATCCTCTAGTATGCTGCTGTCCCTGGTCTGAACCTGATTGTAAGAATGCTGCCAATGGGAGTTGCAATGAAAGCTTGGCTTAATGCCTTGTTTCTAGAAGTAGCTTATGATTATGTTATTACTGCATTTTAGAGGCacatgtgagtagttcactcACAGCATATTCAAAGTGCAGAAAGAACAATTGTTGAAATCACTTCTATTGTATGTTGTAGGTACGCTATATCGGTGTTTCCAATGAAACCTCATATGGAGTGATGGAGTTTGTACAGGCTGCAAAACTTCAGGGACTTCCAAAGATTGTGAGCATCCAGAACAGTTATAGTCTAATTGTGAGATGCCGCTTTGAAGGTGAAACAGATGACACCTATCTCTTCACTTGATTCATCAGAATTCTGTTTATCAGACCCTTGGTTCTAAAATTAACTGATTTTTTTTTATCTTCTCTTTTAATCTGAAAGTCAGTTGCCTGTTATGTCAAATAAATACAAATTGCTGATAAATATTTGCTGGCAGCTAATTTCCTTCCTGCTTAGATataactaaaaagaatgaaaaGGGTTCCATACAATCGTGTTATAATTttgttgaattgtgcattttgtataTTATTGAGGTGATGGTACCTAATATGCTGGACCTGACCTTCATGGTTTTTTTTTATCATAGTTGATCTTGTTGAGGTCTGCCACCCAAATAACTGCAATATTGGGCTGCTTGCCTACTCCCCATTGGCGGGTGGCGTTCTCAGCGGAAAGTATCTTGATGCTAACTCTGCCAATGCAAAGAGGAGCAGGCTGAATCTCTTCCCGGGATACATGGAGCGCTACAACGCATCTTTGGCTAAAGTATGGTTAAACACTAGAACTAACAATTCAGAACTAAATTTTGTTAGTTTCCCACTTTTGTGAGTGCGGCATTCATCCTTGTTTACTTCTATTGCCTTTGTTTCAGGAAGCAACAGACGAGTATGTCAAGCTTGCCAAGAAGCATGGGCTAACACCTGTCCAGCTTGCCCTTGGCTTCGTGCGTGACCGCCCTTTTACAGCCAGCACCATCATCGGAGCGACCACCATGGATCAGTTGAAGGAGAACATCGATGCATTTACCAGCGCTCCGCGGCCTCTGCCGCCGCAAGTCCTCGATGACATTGAGATTCTTTTCAAGAAATACAAAGACCCAGCAATCCTCTAGATGCTCATTCACCTTTTTTGCTACAAAGGGCATCAATCCTCAACACGTACAAGACCTAGCAAGCGGACATGGATTACGCGATTTCGTTCATGTTTATTACACATTGCTTTGTTTCTTTCAACTGATATTTCCCAAATGTGTATGCGtttattttttgaaatatatgtgCACAGATAGTATATCTCGGAGTAAAGAATGATGCTACATATAATCAGCTATTTTCTCTctaaattttctaaaacaggaaAGTTTACCTAGTTATCATACCATCAGCTATTTGTTTCCTGTTTTTCTGTAAACAGGGAAACTTCTAAGAGTTATCAGTTCTATTTGGCCATTATCTGCACTCTGTTGCCTGTTGGCGCCGTCGGTGGTGTTCCCCTGTGGCGTGAACGTGACATCCACCGTGCGGCGAGTGGCGGCCCGTATCCTCCATGGTGAAGCGGCTAAGAACATCTTCAATAGCATCGGCTATTGTGTTCTATCCCGCTGTTGATGTGAACATTGTCTCCCGATGAAAGATTTTTTGGTCTTATGACAcaatctttttctctcttttttttttaatttttttctcttttagaaAGACGGTGTTCTGTGTTGTTTGATCCTTGGTGAGCCCGTGTCAGTCTCAGTATGTGACGTTACTAGCAGTGTGCTTACTATTAAGGAGATGTTTGTTTTGATGAGTGGTAACGTGAACGTAAATGTAAACTGATTACACACCGTAACAGCATTGGAATGGACAAACCTCATTTTGTTTGGTTCTGCCCTGTAAAGGAAACAGATCTGCACGAGGAACTTGATGGGGGATGAACTTGACGGTCGTGATGCTCCTCCTCGGCGGAGATGGACCTTGCTGCTCCTCCGTGGCGGCTTCGACGGTCCATCCTCGTCGGCGTCGACGGCGAGTTCATCTGTCCGTCCTCGTCGGGCAAGGAGGTCAGTCCTCGTCGGCATCGACGGCGGCTTCAACTATCCATCCTCGTCAGCGTCGATGGCGGCTTCAAGTGCACGAGAAGGGATTCGTCGGGAGTCGGAGGGGATCGAAGGGGATCGACGACGCGGAGACTTTGGATGAATCAGgacggggcgggggcgggggcggcggatGGGTTCGTGGGGGACGAGGAGCGATCTCGTGAGGGAAGTTAACGCTTCGTTACCGGGGGGAGGTGGGTGGTAGCGACCGAGACTTGTTCTGGAACCGTTTACAGGGGAAGATGATTACAGTGCATCCATTCCAAACGCCTGAAACGGTTGTGGTTAACGGTGTAAACAGGTGACGGTGCGAATTGGTCGAAACAAACACCTCCTAAGTGTAATGCTTGTCCCATCTAGAGCTTTTCACTGCTATTTTATACTCCCTCTGCACCTAAATAATTATGAGGTGTGCTTCGGTACAACCCCCTTTCCCACAAAACGTATAAAGAAGAATGTATATCCACCTCATATTATACACTATAGGCCGCCATACGTATATCCACCTTGTATAGTATACGTATAACGGTCTATAATGTACAATACGAGGTGAGTATATATTCTCCTTTATACGTGTTGTGGGGAAAGGGATTGTACCGAAGCACACCTCAATAATTATAGTTGA includes:
- the LOC123447792 gene encoding protein tas-like, with product MQQMALSAFVATPSSSYSNGLPGSTARRSQRWHARRLRSQVRAQAQDGLQYKKLGDSDLLVSEITLGTMTFGEQNTEKEAHDMLSYSLDQGINILDTAEMYPVPTKKETQGRTDLYIGRWMQSKPRDKVILATKVSGYSERSTYLRDNAEVVRVDAANIKESVEKSLSRLNTDYIDLLQIHWPDRYVPIFGEFSYNSTKWRPSVPFEDQLKAFQELIDEGKVRYIGVSNETSYGVMEFVQAAKLQGLPKIVSIQNSYSLIVRCRFEVDLVEVCHPNNCNIGLLAYSPLAGGVLSGKYLDANSANAKRSRLNLFPGYMERYNASLAKEATDEYVKLAKKHGLTPVQLALGFVRDRPFTASTIIGATTMDQLKENIDAFTSAPRPLPPQVLDDIEILFKKYKDPAIL